The Acinonyx jubatus isolate Ajub_Pintada_27869175 chromosome B3, VMU_Ajub_asm_v1.0, whole genome shotgun sequence genomic interval ttccagccccatgtagagctctgtgctgacagctcagagcctgcagcctgctttggattctgtgtctccctctcttctgtccctccccaactcacgccgcacgcatgtgtgtgtctgtgtgtctcaaaaataaacaaacattttaaaaaaagtttctgcaaATGTAATCAAGGTGAGGATTAATTTGGATTAGgggggccctaaatccaatgacggATGTACTTGTAAGGTGTGAAAGATTTAGACCATagacacacacaggaatactatGTATTAACAGAGGCAGAAATCAGAGTAATGTGTCTAGAAGCCAAGAAACTCCAAGGACTGTTGGAAACCACCAGAAACCAGAAGGAGCCAAGAAAGGATCCTTTCCTGGAGCCTTCAGTAGGAGCATGGCCCTTCTGACACCTCCACTTCAGAGTCGTAGTCTCCAGAACTGCaatagaataaatttctgttttaagcaAACCAATTTGtggttacagcagccctaggaaactaccACACACATCAAGCAAGAACTCAGATAAGGTGGGATTAATACATTTACCCGGATATACTTAGTTCCTGGGTTTGGTTAATGAAAATTCAAACAGTAAGAAACAatgctatttgtatttttctttctggaattacttgtttttgttctttgcctATTCTTCTGTCATGATTGtcatttttcttgttgatttttatgagttttttatgtatttcatatatatgagtAATTAACCTTTATCTTATAGGACTATCTCCAGCTTATTTGTCTTTTAGCACACAATTAATTTTAGTTCGCTAATTATTTTATGGACCAAACTTTATGGGGACTTCACCTATGCAACACTTGGCATAtattagatgcttaataaatccatgaatatttatagcagctttatttataactatcaaaaactatcaaaaacaatccaagtgtctatcaactgGTAGGTGGGTAACTGTCACACACTCAGTGAGGTggtatttaacaataaaaaggaatgaactactgacacacacaaaacaaagatgaatctcaaatgcatcCACTCACTGACAGAAACCAGACCCAAAAGACTACACAGTGTATAGGCCTCACAGAGGCTGCCACCCCGGGGCTGACCACACTGCCCAGCCATGGTCAACTCCACCGTGTTCTTCGACATCACTATGGACGAGTCCTTGGACCGCGTCTCCTTCCAGCTGTTTGCAAAGTTTCAAAAATGGCAGAAAACTTTCATGCTCTGAGCACTGGGGAGAAAGGATTTGGTTATAAAGGTTCCTGCTTTCACAGAATTATTCCAGGATTTACATGCCAGGGTGGTGACTTCACATGCCATGACGGCACGAGTGGCAAGTCCATCTATGGGGAGAAATTGATGAGAATTTCATCCTGAAACTCATAGGTCCTGGCATCTTGTCCATGGCAAATGTTGGACCCAACACAAATGGTTTCCAACTTTCCATCTGTGCTGCCAAGATGGAGTGGTTGGATGGCAAGCACATGGTCTTTGGCAAAGTGAAGGAGGGAATGAATATTGTGGAAGCCACAGAGCACTTTGGGTCCAGGAATGGCAAGACCAGCAAGAAGACTACCATTGCTGACCGTGGACGAATCTAATAAATCTCACTTGTGTTTTATGTTAACTACCAGACCACTGTTTTTGTAGCTTGGGAGAGGACCCCCTCACCTCCATCTGCTCGAAATCGCCTATAATCTTTGTGCTCTCCTTGCAGTTCTATGGGCTCCATGTGTTCCTTACTCCCCTCCAAGTCTAGCTGGATTGCAGAGTAAAGTTTATGATcgtgaaataaaaattaaacaacactaaaaaaaaaaaagactacatagtgtatgatcttatttttttttaaattttttttttaacctttgtttatttttgagacagagacagacatagcatgaacaggggaggggcagagagagagggagacacagaatctgaaacagattccaggctctgagctgtcagcacagagcccgacgtggggctcaaacccacggaccgtgagatcatgacctgagccgaagtcggacgcttaaccgaccaagccacccaggcgccccgtatgaTCTTATTcatatgacactctggaaaaggccAGAGACAAAGGGCCGACAACAAAGGGACATGAGATTTTTGGAGGTGACAGAAATATTCTAGATATTACGTCGGTGGCCATATGACTGAATGCATTTGTAAAAACTCATAGAACTAACTGTACGCTAAGAGGGTGGAATTTACTCTAAACTCCCTTCAATGAACCCAACTTTTGAAAACAGAATGTTGGGATTAATGAGTTGTGTTTAAAGACCAAATAAATTGTTCATACCTCATAGATAAATGGGTCTTTatggattcctttcttttcttcatcaaaCTCCCTGAAATGCAGAACCACATGTGAAAAATAGAGCTATAGTATTCTGACATTTAAATTCAGAAGTTTGTCATCACTTTATCTCTGCGTGACACCAGTGAGGAAAGTAAACACAAACCAGCCTTAATGCATGAttgggaagacagaaaaaagcagaaaaagaatataagttaggaatagaaaaaggaaatgtggtaGAGATTAATAGACTACTATTCACAGCTCCTTCTCAGAGGCAGCAGGATCAGGTTACCCAGCTCTATTCTCCTATCTTCTGAAACACATATTCAGTtactattaaaatgtaatttacagCCTGacttaagaagtaaaaaaaatcactggattCTGATCTGCCACTGAATCAGTGGGTAACCACAGAAAAGTTACTTAAGGTTCCCAGCCCTAGATTTCTATGGCTAAAACATAAACATctattctccctctctttatgaGCTGTCACTAAAAACttagtaaatttcatgttaaacgATTCcctataaaaatgtaaacacaaaacTGTCAGCTATCATTTAATAATTATGGTTTCGttcaagaaagttttaaaatagtcaTCCCAAAGCATGTTAACTATAAACCATTAAATATACCAAAACATATATCAGTCTGATCTATACTCCGAAAGAGAATAAATCTTTGGAGTCCTACAAGAACCCATCGGAATTGTTTCAGGATACCATTTATTATTTGATCTActcttactaaaataaaaacaggagaacTAGCCCTGTGAATGATTGGCTTTTGCCATTTTGGACGAGATTTTGATTTATTCTTAaagatattttgtcttttatgtatCACTGAGAGATGTTATTTGATTATTCAACAATCATGTATATCATAGGCAAGAACTCTTCTTAGATGTCCaggatataaaacaaaaacatagtccCTGGTTCATACTCTTGACTGAAGTCTAAAGAGTAAACCAACAGTTACAACACAGGGTGCTGGGTGCTCCGACAGAGGTGAATGCAGGGTGCTGTGGTAGCACAATGGAAGACATTTTGCTAACACTAGAACTTTATCCTGAAAGCCAAGAGGGACTCACTACAAGATTTTAAATGGGAAACACCTTTCTGACCATGAGATGGAGGGTATAAAGGAGGCCAGGAAAACAGCTGCGAATAAGAAGTGACAATGGCCTGAACAGAAGCAACAGAGATAGAGGGCAAAGTGCTCCAAGTGACTGACTAGAcaggatgggggtggagggtggtggaAAAGAGAAGTGACGATCTTGGATCTGAGGAGCTCTTAATTCATAGGCTTAATTCAAGAATTAATTAATTCAAGAATTCAGGAGCAAAAAAGTCAGGTTGTGGGGAAAAGATGAATTCAGTTTTGCAAATATGGAGTTTGAGGTTCTCATGGAAATTTCCAGTAGGCAACTGGATACAGAGGCATTGTGCttacaagtagaaaaaaagacTAACATCCATGAAATAATTGGGAACTATAAAGGGTCTAAATAAAACAGTATCAATGGGGGACTGGTTAAATAAGCATTACACAGGCACAGAATGAAATATCATACAGCAGTTAAAAACAATGAGCTAGATCTACAGGGTGTCATACTGGAAGCCATTCAAGAcattattagttaaaaaaaaaaaaaaagcctagagcTCTTTCTATAATGTTCAAAAAATTGGCAAGCATCACTACttttgcaagaaaaagaaaagcaataaagataaataatgaggagcgcctgggtggctcagttggttgagtgtccaactcttggtttcagctcaagtcatgtcAAGTCAAGTTCGTATCTCAAGGTTTGTGACATacagcccagcatcaggctctgtgctgatggtgcagagtctgcttgggattctctctcctcctctctctgcccttcactcactctctctcactctcaaaataaatacatacataaataaacttttttttttaaaagccaaattttttttacagaataatGAAAAAGTATGGCATTTAGAAAATAGGAGGTTAGAttacatcagtggttctcaaagttgtGGTGTCAGGCCAGCAGCATGTTTCACCCGGGATTTGATAGAAAGGAAAATTCTTTGGCGCCACCCAGATTTACTAAATCAGAAACCCTGGAGGTGGGGCCCAGCCATCTGTGTTTTGACaaatctccaggtgattctgaagcaagttcaagtttgagaactacGGATTCGACTTTAAAGTTGGATGCAGAACTAGATGGACTCTCCTTTTGTACTAGCAATTCACTATAATAAAGTCTCAGAGCACAGTGAAATAACGCTATGTAACAAAAACACACTATTACGTTATTGTAACTGTAGCTCATGTAACGAAccgaaacaaaaacatttcacaCCAGAAAGGCTTTAAACCGATGAAGGATGCCAACATCTAGTTTTCCGTATTCTGAGAAGTGCCTCTAACATATCCTAAGCTCTGTGCATTATTAGAACGAATAAAGGGCCTCTTGAAAAACTTGTCACCTTCCACCTCCATTGATAACATACACTTGTTTTCGCCTGTACAAGACTACAAGCAAGCCCCCACAGGGTCAACCCCACACTCGAACAGATAACCAACCGGCCATTCCCCAACTCCAAGACCCCAGGAAAGCTGCCTTAGTCTGTAACGTAGGCGCCACTGAGAAGCGACAGAGCGCTTATCCTAAAGCAGGGGCAAGAGGATTGGGGCGGAGTCGAAAACGACGCCCAGGGACAAGTGCTGTCCTCGCACCCAAGGCAACAGCAAAGGCTACAACTCACCGCAGGAGACGAGAGTAAAACTCCTCAGCGGCTCGGTTCATTCGGGACCACATCATGCCCCAATTCGACTGCAGATCCGTAACCGCCAAACTGAACTGCGCGCCGGACGCTGACGTCCTGGGTCATGACCCCATCGCCGGGACTACTTTTACACCCCACCCACTCTCGACAGGCCCCGTTTGTCCACCAAGTTAATCTTTTGTTTTAGAGCACACCGAAGTTTTTCCTCTGCCAACAATTTTCCATTCCtgtaagaaaaagttaaaataagttGCAGCGGctgagagggaaaagaaagacacTTCGTCTCGCGATAGTTGCCACGCCTCTTTATGGATTATTCCGCGGAAAGGAGTCCCTTATTTCTAAGCGATATTGTTGGCTTTGAAAGTGGGTAGATACCATAATTTGATGCATGTGAAAAAATAAGACgctatttgttatttttacaGAGTGGTAGAGAGAGATTTTATGTCTCTGGATTGGTTCTGAGACGGGGAAGGTTGGCGGACGAGTTGAAGGCTACAAATAGAGCGGAAGTGCTAGGCACTTCCTTTTCCTATAGGAGCCGCCGGGTTGAGAGGAGCGTggccctctcctctccccgcGATGGTGAGTGGAGGTCCATTCTGGCGAACTCTTTCTTGCGCTCGGGTCCCGGCAGAAATGTATTAGGGGTTTAGGACCCAAGAACTGTAGGGGAGAAAGCGAGGATAAAGGGGATGGAGGCATCACctgtttgtgggttggagctgGGTAGTGCGGCTAATTTACGGCAGCCATTTTAGAGGCAACGTGGGCGTCCCAGCAATGGGCGACACGGTCGCTCTCAGGTGCGGAGGAATCTTTGGGATTCTAGTTTCCTTGCATCGTAGAAGGCGTGAGTTCTACCGCAAATAGGGAAGCTCTTGGGGCCTAAGACTGAATCGGGGCCATAATCAGTTTTGGGCTTTGTATTTTCAGGTGTTGTTCAGGAaggaagattttcatttttgCCGAGGCAGAGTTTATTAAAGACCCGCATATCCACATTTTTCTGAATACTCCTATGTGTTCATCTTAACACGTGCCTCTACAAAAACTTCGTCATCTCCTTAACTTAAAAGTTGCTATTTGGTGTTCTCTAAACCTATGAATTTTTTAGCCAGGTATagttcagtggggaaaaaagaccCTATACTTGTGATGCTTGGGTGATAATTTGGACAAAATAGCACTAGAATGTTCGATGGTAGTGTTGTGGACATGGGGAATGGAAGACGAGGCAGTAGTTGGGCTTTAAAAGTAATAAGAGAAATGTCAGAGAAGGTGGTCTGAAGGAGGGTGAGGAAGCATGCAGATTGTTTTTAAGAGGAAGACTTACCGCTGAGGGAGAAGGGGTATGCCCCTGGGTGTAGGTACAGACAGTAGCATCTGGAAAAGTGTGGGAGATGAAATCAACAGATTCTGTAGGCTATCCTCAGAAATTTAGTTTTGCTTTCAGGTGTAAGCCTTTGGAGAAGGTTGAGCAAAAGAAACATGGCCAGTATTTGTACTGGTAAGTTGTGTGATACGTGTTTGAGATGAAGGGGGCCAAGGGCAGAAATTGGAAGGAGAACTGTGGGAGACAAGATATGCTGACATTTGGGGTTGAAGAGTTTATCTAGATGGTAGTGTTAAATAGCACTTTCGAATCTCACAGTATGCCTTGAATCGTTTTTGTTGTGTAAGGCTTGGTTTGAAAGCTTAATGATCAATTTTTGTGCTTGAACTTGAGATTCTAAATGTTACAGTGTAAGAATGTTTTGAAGTTAATAAACGTAATGTGTTGGTAATAGCCTCTGTTTCAGCTCTGAGTGTTGTCTGCCTCCCCAAATTCTAGTCTCCTGTAATTGAGGTTTTAATGGTATTGTTGGTGCGTGACCATAGTGCCTTTGGCTTTGTCAATAtgagtatcttttcctttttcgCAGGCGTGTGCTCGTCCATTGATATCCGTGTACTCCGAAAAGGGGGAGTCATCTGGCAAAAATGTTACTCTGCCTGCTGTATTCAAGGCTCCCATTCGACCGGATATCGTGAACTTTGTTCATACCAACTTGCGCAAAAACAATAGACAGCCATATGCTGTCAGTGAATTAGCAGGTATGGATTTTTCGAGGATTGATGTTTTAAGACCTGCTTAACAGCAGTGATGAAATAACACTCCATTGGTCCGTGTTTCTGAAGCACATGATTTTCCTGGATGTTCTGATGCTGTTGCTACCATGCATAATAGTCCTATATTAGTATGATTGGGTAGCTAAAACTTGTATTTCTTCCTAATTTCAGGTCATCAAACCAGTGCTGAGTCTTGGGGTACTGGCAGAGCCGTGGCTCGAATTCCCAGAGTTCGAGGTGGTGGGACTCACCGTTCTGGCCAGGGTGCTTTTGGAAATGTATCCTTTGTTCCACTATGTAGATGGGTCAGCTCTTCAGGAATTTATCAAATTGAACCTGGCTTGTACatagttgaaaatatttcaaacatactaATAGTGTCCAGGTTAAATATTGCTCTAGGCAGACAGGGGCTTGGCATTAGGAAATTTTGCTTGCAATGATGTCGTAATTTGCGTCTTACTCTGTTCTCAGCGACAGTTGCCTGCTGTCAGTAAGCTGGTTCAGAAGAGTGACGAATATTCTTACTGAGCAAGacgtgatctttttttttaattgccaaaatTTTGAGAAATGAGATTCTTAACTGGGAAAATAGATGTGTCGTGGGGGCCGCATGTTCGCACCAACGAAAACTTGGCGCCGTTGGCACCGCAGAGTGAACACAACACAGAAGCGATATGCCATCTGCTCTGCCCTGGCTGCCTCAGCCTTACCAGCACTGGTCATGTCTAAAGGTttgtagattttgttttataGGACTGGTACAaagtaccctccccccccccccccaaccatttCAATCATGTTAATGATCTGTTTCAATTCTGTTCATCCCAGAGTGCCTGACTAGATTTCCCTCTTCTAAATAATAGTTCTGACCACTTAGGTCAATAGTAAGTCATCAGTGAAGACTGTGTAACTGGGAAACTAAATAGAAATACAGGGATTTCATATATTGGCAAACTTTTCCACTCAGTTCATCATGTTCCTACTCTGTAACTGTCAAAATGATGAGATTCCACTTAATTGGTCCGTGTTTCTGAAACACATGATATTTGTGGAAATTCTGACTTGGCACGTTGTATTCCATTTTGCTTTTGTGGGTTATATGAAATGTTTCTCGATTTTTCAAAAGGTTCGGGGTAACTAGGTTTTTGTTAATTGGCTTTGTCAGGTCATCGTATTGAGGAAGTTCCGGAACTTCCTTTGGTGGTTGAAGATAAAGTTGAAGGCTACAAGAAGACCAAGGAGGCTGTTTTGCTTCTTAAGAAACTTAAAGCCTGGAATGATATCAAAAAGGTAGGTTTATTGAACAAATTTCCCGTTTGGTGGTCCTTAACTTCAtcagattttaaatttcaaaagatgACTGGAGGATAGTGTAACTTGAGGGGCTATGAGAACGAGGACTCTTAAAACCTTATAAAACTTAGGTTTGAATCTTGCCTGGCATTTACAGTTGCGTGTGAATGTTGGGCAATTCATCGTGGCTCCTTTCTTTACAGTGGAGACTGATTTCTTGAAATCACGTTAGAAGATGAATTACTAAGGTCATATTTTAATGAGAGTAATAAATGTTCTCGCTTTTTAGGTCTATGCCTCTCAACGAATGAGAGCTGGCAAGGGCAAAATGAGAAACCGTCGTCGTATCCAGCGCAGGGGACCCTGCATCATCTATAATGAGGACAATGGTATCATCAAGGCCTTCAGAAACATCCCCGGTAATTGTACTGCTTACGCATGTTTTGCTTGTCCATACTATGCAAGTTTACTCAGCTTTTACTATGATGAGATTCCACTGTATGGTCCGTGTTTCTGAAACACATGATTTGGTGGAACTTCTGATTGTCAGCTGAATGAGTACAGCAGTGAAGGTTGGAACTGCCTGATTAGTAACATAGCTCTCAGGTACCTTACATAGCACAAAAGTAGTGCAGaagatttgtgtttttgtgttgaGATACAGActccctaattttctttttcctttaaaaggaatTACTTTGCTTAATGTAAGCAAACTGAACATTTTGAAACTTGCTCCTGGTGGGCATGTGGGACGTTTCTGCATCTGGACTGAAAGTGCTTTCCGCAAGTTGGATGATCTGTATGGCACTTGGCGTAAGGCTGCCTCGCTCAAGAGTAACTACAAGTGAGTATTGTTGGCCTTCATGTATCAAACACGGGTGTTTATGCTGCAGATACTTATATTTGCTATTGGTTTGCATGTTTTGTGAATAACGAATGTGATTTTGCCATGTGCCCTCATGTACAGATAGGATATGCCAAAATGGTGAGACACTCTGAGAAGTTGATAGCATAGTTGAAATTAACTCAGGAGAGCTTCGATTGTTAGTGAGAATTGGGAATTGAGCATCTTAttgtcagcatttttttttctcagccttcCCATGCATAAGATGCTTAATACAGACCTTAGCAGAATCTTGAAGAGCCCTGAGATCCAGAGAGCCCTCCGAGCACCACGGTAAACTTGTGATACTTAATCTCATTCCAATCTCTTACCATTAGTTATTTGAGAAACATGAATAATGTGAACCAAGTTGTTAATATTCTAATGTCTACTTTTCTACAGCAAGAAGATTCATCGCAGAGTCCTCAAGAAGAATCCACTGAAAAACCTGAGAATCATGTTGAAGCTGAACCCATATGCAAAGACAATGCGCCGGAACACCATTCTTCGCCAGGCCAAGAATGTAAGTGATAATTTGGTTTTTGCTGATATGTTAAGTTTTTAGAAAGGTTTGATTGTTAGGTTTTCTTCTTAATTTGTTGCAGCACAAACTCCGGATGGATAAGGCCGCAGCAGCCTTAGAAGCCAAATCCGAGGAGAAGGGCGTTCCAGGCAAGAAGCCTGTggtagggaagaaaggaaagaaggctgTTGGTgttaagaagcagaaaaaaccCTTGGCAGGAAAAAAGCCTGCAACGACCAAGAAACCAGTAGCTGAGAAGAAGCCTGCAGAGAAGAAACCCACCACGGAAGAAAAGAAACCTGCATAAAACTTATTTGTTTATTCCATAAAAGTTAAATCATTTTGGACAGCTAATTATGAATAAAGGCCTAATCAAAGACCGTGAGAAACCTGACTTGTTGGATGTGTTTGTGAATCTTggttagaattttattttgttgcccataattcctgtcttttgcttccatttttttttttggtctggtaTAAAACTGGACTTTGCATTGTAAATCCATGCAGGTGAATGGAAACAAGAACGTTGCATAAATCCATGTGTAAAATCCAGTTTGTAGATAACAAGCAGATGGCTAAAAGACTGGTCTCAGATATGAAGCTATTAGGATTTAGCAATCcttcctcaaaaaaacaaaatacactttcAAAAGTAGGTAAAATTCCATAAAGGTTTGGCTTTTACAGTACCACAAGAGGGCAGAATATATACATTTAGGGGTACTGCATTAAGAAATTGATGGTTCCTCCAGAGGTTCCTGTTAGAACCTTCTGCAATAGAGTATAGTTATTGCAAGAGATGCTACCCTCAATAAATTGACCTACGTTATGAAGGTGTCCAAAGCGTTTTTCAGAACTACTTGATACTTGGAGTTTTACTAAGGGATGAATACATTCAAGTATAGcacagaggagcacctgggtggctcagttggttaagcgtctgacttgactCAGGTTATGGTtatgcggtttgtgggttcgcgccctacatggggctctgtgctgacagctcggagcttggagcctgcttcgtattgtgtctctgtctctatcaaaaataagtaaaaaaaaaaacccacgcaggttctgcactgtcaatgcagaaccttGTATGGCGCTCCCAACTCCTGAAGCATGAGTTCATGGCCAGAGCCAAAGTCCCATCCTTAAAACCCAGAGCATCTGGCTTGTTTCAAGCtgcggtcatgatcccagggtggcgGAATGAAGCCCTGTGTTGTGTTCCACGCTGAGCTTGCACCCTGCTTAGCGTTTTTTTaactctgcccctttcctgctcacatgctctgctctaaaaaaaaaaacaaaacgcagAGAAGTCTGCGCCAAAGAACGTTGGTTTGTTTTCCTTACCCTGTTCTGTCCTAGCATGACTTCCCACCTTAAGAGTTAAATTGTCCTATTTTTGTCTCCTGTCGGGATCTTGTTTTGCAACAGGTTTGTTTCCATTGGCAACCTACTTCAAATTCCACATCAAGGTGCTGGATCTTCCACTTGGCAGATTCAGGGCAATCTAGCCCTTAGCATACAAAGGCACCACGTCCCAATAGAATGATAGCCCTGCTTTATCTTCCTGTTCCAATTTGCACACCCTCCTAGGAACCACTTTGACATGAGGAGGAATCCTTGCCTGCAAAAATAACAGGGCTTGTGCACCTGTGTGCTAGATACtgtggtctctgccctcaaaTGCGTCCGCAGGTCTTGTGGCGCCAAAATAGCCACTTGCTGCAGCACATTGAAAGTGCGATgcagggggacgcctgggtggctcaagtcggttgagcgtctcttggtttcaactcaggtcgtcaactcacagtttgtgggttccagccccacacggagcctgcctggggttcttttctctctctgcctctaccttgcttgctcgctctatctcagaataaataaatattaatatacatataataaaaggaaagaaaaaaggggtcTCTCTTAGGAAAAGCACACTCCCGCCGAGGAGCCAGCGAGAGTTCAGAGACGGGCCGGAAGCGTCGCTGCCCGCGTGCTGCCAGCCCCGCCCAGCCTGCTGTTTGGTTTCCGGGAACGAGGGCGCCAGACGTCATTACCGGGCGCCGGGCCTGTCGGCCGGCGGGAGGAGGCGCCATGCTGAGCCGGCTCCAGGAGCTGCGCAAGGAGGAGGAGACGCTGCTCCGGTTGAAGGCGGCCCTGCACGACCAGCTGAACCGGCTCAAGGTGACCCCGGGACGCCCCTCGAGCCGGGCCCCCCCGCGAACCCCAGGCGTAGGCGGCGCCCACTTTGGTTGACAAGTACCTGGGGGGCGGGACTGAGGTTGCAGGCCCACTCCTCTTAGAATCTAGGTCCTGCGGGTCTACGCCGAGGCCCGGCGATCTGTACGTGCGGCGATACCACCGCCGCACCCGTAAACGCGGGTGGACCGCACACCACGCGCTGAGGAAGTGAGACCTCCCTAAGGCTCGCCTAGGTTCTCCCTGCCCCCGGACCCCTTCCCCCCGACCCCCTGCAGCGTGTGCTAGTTTCTGTTGACGCTAGACACCTCTGGTATCGTTAAGCTAGAAGAGATGGGTGGATCCGTTGTGCAAAGAAAGCGAGCGAGGCCCGGAGAGAAGAGACTTGTGCCAGAGCCTCTTTTCTTCTGGCAGCTCTTAGTGACTCCACAGCCTGGACGAGATTTAGGCGCACCAGGGCCATTTCCCACATTTCCCACCAATCCATCCTCGTTAGCCCCAGTGAGATGATCCTGATAAGCGCTGCTTTCCACCCTTCTTCAGGATCTTTACGTCCAGACGAGATGCGGGTTATGAAAGCCTTTTGTGAACTGAAAAGCATTGTACAACTGTGACGTTAAAATAACACGCTTTTCCTCGGGACGGTTGCTGGCCAGTGCTCATTTATGTGCTCCTATCACTAGTACCTATACAAGTATCCAGTAGGTGGGTGTTGTGTATGAGGATGATGACCTCTAAGCCTAGGTTCCTTTGTGCTCCAGGAAACACTTCCACTTTCcattcttcctgccttccctttCGCAATCCTGGGTAGAAAGCTACAGGCTACGAATGGGCCCCCTGTGGAATCAGAAGacatctggcttttttttttttttaaagtagcacaCTTGTGTTTTCTACCCAGATCTGCTATACCTAGGGGAATGAAAGTCTTGGCTCAACTGAAAACACCTGTACACCCCAGGGGGAAAGGGGTTGGAGGGTTTTGGGCTCCTTTCCTAAAATATGGGGAAATATTAAGGGCGCCATCTTTTGCTCTAGAGCTGCACAGAGCTGCACTGTTTTCACTTCTCAGTACGCCAGCCTTTGGCAGCATGATCCATAAATTTTACCCAGGTCAGTAGCCCGGTGAAATAGTAAGCAAAGTGTCCTCGACTCCTCTCTTCTAGGTTGAAGAACTAGCCCTCCAATCAATGATTAGTTCTAGAAGAGGGGATGAAGTGCTCCCTTCTCAGCCTGCATCGGAACAGCCACATGATGTAAGTTTAATCAAGTGTGGGCCTGGGGAAAGAATGCAAAGTCCATCCTGCTCTCAGGCTGCT includes:
- the RPL4 gene encoding 60S ribosomal protein L4, which codes for MACARPLISVYSEKGESSGKNVTLPAVFKAPIRPDIVNFVHTNLRKNNRQPYAVSELAGHQTSAESWGTGRAVARIPRVRGGGTHRSGQGAFGNMCRGGRMFAPTKTWRRWHRRVNTTQKRYAICSALAASALPALVMSKGHRIEEVPELPLVVEDKVEGYKKTKEAVLLLKKLKAWNDIKKVYASQRMRAGKGKMRNRRRIQRRGPCIIYNEDNGIIKAFRNIPGITLLNVSKLNILKLAPGGHVGRFCIWTESAFRKLDDLYGTWRKAASLKSNYNLPMHKMLNTDLSRILKSPEIQRALRAPRKKIHRRVLKKNPLKNLRIMLKLNPYAKTMRRNTILRQAKNHKLRMDKAAAALEAKSEEKGVPGKKPVVGKKGKKAVGVKKQKKPLAGKKPATTKKPVAEKKPAEKKPTTEEKKPA
- the SNAPC5 gene encoding snRNA-activating protein complex subunit 5 isoform X1 — encoded protein: MLSRLQELRKEEETLLRLKAALHDQLNRLKVEELALQSMISSRRGDEVLPSQPASEQPHDQMLVHVDNEASINQTALELSTRSHVPEEEEEEEEEESDS
- the SNAPC5 gene encoding snRNA-activating protein complex subunit 5 isoform X2 codes for the protein MLSRLQELRKEEETLLRLKAALHDQLNRLKVEELALQSMISSRRGDEVLPSQPASEQPHDMLVHVDNEASINQTALELSTRSHVPEEEEEEEEEESDS